The following are from one region of the Sulfurimicrobium lacus genome:
- a CDS encoding 4Fe-4S dicluster domain-containing protein encodes MAKWGMVIDLEKCVGCQACTVACGMENNRLPGENWQDVIFFSEGTYPSAQLKWFPRPCQHCENPSCMAVCPTHATYKTEDGVVLVDWDKCIGCKYCMVACPYGVRFYTDEKPLVAPDMRKVYASKDDHSWNPPWKMPDAREDWKHGVGIQPHDVVSKCTFCYHRISKAPPGTPDLDPQDPKLREFTPACVVTCAPGARFFGDLSNPESNVSRIIGDKRGVRLLDQLGNKPQVYYVTGDGGAVPSSRAINKKV; translated from the coding sequence ATGGCTAAGTGGGGAATGGTTATAGACCTGGAAAAATGCGTTGGCTGCCAGGCCTGCACCGTGGCGTGCGGGATGGAGAACAACCGGCTGCCAGGTGAAAATTGGCAGGACGTGATTTTTTTCAGCGAGGGCACGTATCCCAGCGCCCAGCTCAAGTGGTTCCCGCGTCCCTGCCAGCATTGCGAGAATCCGTCCTGCATGGCGGTGTGCCCGACGCACGCCACCTACAAGACGGAGGACGGCGTGGTGCTGGTGGACTGGGACAAGTGCATCGGCTGCAAGTACTGCATGGTTGCGTGCCCTTATGGCGTGCGCTTCTACACCGACGAAAAGCCGCTGGTGGCGCCCGACATGCGCAAGGTATATGCGAGCAAGGACGATCACTCGTGGAACCCCCCGTGGAAAATGCCGGATGCTCGGGAAGACTGGAAGCACGGCGTCGGTATCCAGCCGCACGATGTGGTGTCGAAATGCACCTTCTGTTACCACCGCATTTCCAAGGCGCCGCCCGGCACGCCCGACCTTGATCCGCAAGACCCGAAGCTGCGCGAATTCACGCCGGCCTGCGTGGTCACCTGTGCGCCGGGCGCCCGTTTCTTCGGCGACCTGTCCAATCCGGAGAGCAATGTCTCGCGCATTATCGGCGACAAACGCGGCGTGCGCCTGCTCGACCAGTTGGGCAACAAGCCGCAGGTGTATTACGTCACCGGTGATGGCGGCGCGGTGCCGAGCAGCCGCGCGATCAACAAGAAAGTCTGA
- a CDS encoding molecular chaperone TorD family protein yields MDTMNNGFSPRAELWQCMAQALLPPHGEILSRALREDLTLDLEDLAETLGLSIGDEIEELRAVLTRIEAEALLPAYSSLFLVPPIPAKLNAGIYLDGTLLGANTRMLAEIFYRHGVEQSPDMHDTPDHVATILEFLALLIHKAEEAEPEMLEFLLDDMEAVRGLLKRVLPEIAARVAETESERKLPAVYSALLGAIETALCDEQCIFFAAASSDAAKPERRYFTKRAEAPDLVACKSCGKPVATARDLKVIIDRLRQSGLPSDHLELCPDCRDGTRGWAAGKAEFNLPGFR; encoded by the coding sequence ATGGATACGATGAACAATGGTTTTTCTCCCCGTGCCGAGCTCTGGCAATGTATGGCCCAGGCGCTCCTTCCCCCGCACGGGGAGATTCTTTCACGGGCGCTGCGCGAGGATCTGACCCTCGACCTGGAGGATCTGGCGGAAACGCTCGGTCTGAGCATCGGGGATGAGATCGAGGAACTGCGCGCAGTCCTGACGCGAATCGAAGCGGAAGCGCTTCTCCCGGCCTACAGCTCGCTGTTCCTGGTGCCACCCATTCCCGCCAAGCTAAATGCCGGCATCTATCTGGACGGAACGCTGCTCGGGGCCAACACCAGGATGCTGGCGGAAATCTTCTACCGTCACGGCGTGGAACAATCCCCGGACATGCACGACACCCCGGATCACGTCGCTACCATCCTGGAATTTCTGGCGCTGCTTATTCATAAAGCAGAAGAGGCTGAACCCGAAATGCTGGAATTCCTGCTCGACGACATGGAAGCCGTGCGCGGCCTGCTGAAGCGCGTCTTGCCGGAAATCGCGGCACGGGTGGCCGAAACAGAGTCCGAACGCAAACTGCCGGCAGTCTATTCGGCGCTGCTCGGCGCGATCGAGACCGCCTTGTGCGATGAGCAATGCATTTTCTTTGCGGCCGCCTCCAGCGATGCAGCCAAACCGGAGCGTCGTTATTTCACCAAGCGCGCGGAAGCGCCCGATCTCGTTGCCTGCAAGTCGTGCGGCAAACCGGTGGCCACCGCAAGGGATCTCAAAGTCATCATCGACCGCCTGCGCCAGAGCGGCCTGCCATCGGATCATCTGGAGCTGTGCCCGGATTGCCGCGATGGTACGCGCGGCTGGGCGGCGGGCAAGGCCGAGTTCAATCTGCCCGGTTTCCGTTGA
- a CDS encoding molybdopterin-dependent oxidoreductase, which translates to MDLEFLKTAITRRRFLQASAVAGAAGAAGVGFNGLGLRTLSEAQATTAPSGGPTVITKSFCHQCPARCGIDVYTTDGRVHAVFGSLDNPLSMGKLCPKGHYGQYLLYNADRFKGPMKRTNPKKGRTEDPKFVPISWDEALDTVAKRMNDLREKNESHRFGLIYGRGWGATDVGVLQTLSSLYGSPNIGLGHSSMCSDGSEETKKILDGNHGYNAYDYANTNYMLVFGAGFLESFRPFNGNMQAWGVMRTKPAKTKVTFVDVHLNTGAAASDRALLIKPGTDGAMALAIAHVLLTEGLWDKPFVGNFADGINHFKSGETVAAVFTDEDIQKRAQAKEKAAADKAAADKAAAEKAAAEKAKTEAAHEKLLKEQVLAKGNPVAEKAIAEKIAKFEKEQAKKALSEETDRKQREALDKEKKPESEIKAGQPLFEEKWVLGLPQWWNAVLKDCTPEWAEKITTIPAKIIHDVAREFGTTHPAIAIFERGAHAHTNGTYSGMAIHSLNALVGSMFAEGGMAYQMKSPAGKWPVNLDDFMDDYAKSPERKKPRIDMKGTDKWPMVSNMLQEVAKNHNEAKPYKLDSVMFYMTGPIFSGPDCTAWEKMLNEVFVINTSPFPDETSVYSDLILPDHTYLERLQVADTYPFQGYPISMIRTPAVKPLYDTRVFGDMLIDLGKRIKGSTGEYYKKLGNTENIIKAMATVFAEKPGDNGVNSYETWKEKGVWFQKPYLWRQIRGEFYEWDKAAKSYSKRMTQEAVKEKLLKTPSGKFEFKSGYLEEEHHVHYLMEKFGLPAEMVGFPQYLPANHAGGGDLHFVSPKLAMQAEGRSGNLPHVTASIQPTQGGKKTVYLEIHPETAAKRGIKDGDRVRIKSSVGAIEVYARLYNGIRPDTVALPMIHGHWGMGRWTKNSGVSGSTNEVTPNVSDAISGQCCYHSAKVFVEKV; encoded by the coding sequence ATGGATTTAGAATTCCTCAAGACCGCCATTACGCGGCGGCGCTTTTTACAGGCAAGCGCTGTTGCTGGCGCGGCTGGTGCAGCGGGCGTCGGTTTCAATGGCCTGGGATTGCGCACCCTGTCGGAGGCACAGGCGACAACCGCGCCTTCCGGTGGGCCGACAGTGATCACCAAGAGCTTCTGTCACCAGTGCCCGGCGCGCTGCGGTATCGACGTTTACACCACCGATGGGCGGGTGCATGCGGTGTTCGGCTCGCTCGACAACCCGCTCTCCATGGGCAAGCTCTGTCCCAAGGGCCATTACGGCCAATACCTGCTGTATAACGCTGACCGCTTCAAAGGACCGATGAAGCGCACCAATCCAAAAAAGGGACGCACCGAAGACCCGAAATTCGTACCGATTAGCTGGGACGAGGCGTTGGACACCGTTGCCAAACGCATGAACGATCTGCGTGAGAAGAACGAATCGCACCGCTTCGGGCTGATTTACGGTCGTGGCTGGGGCGCCACCGACGTGGGTGTACTCCAGACACTCAGCAGTCTTTATGGTTCGCCCAATATTGGCCTCGGCCACTCGTCGATGTGCTCCGACGGCAGCGAGGAAACCAAGAAAATTCTCGACGGTAATCATGGCTACAACGCCTACGACTACGCCAACACCAACTACATGCTGGTGTTCGGTGCCGGTTTTCTGGAATCGTTCCGCCCCTTCAACGGCAACATGCAGGCATGGGGCGTGATGCGCACCAAGCCAGCCAAAACCAAGGTGACGTTTGTCGATGTGCATCTGAATACTGGTGCGGCGGCATCCGACCGGGCGTTGCTGATCAAGCCCGGCACGGACGGCGCGATGGCGCTGGCGATCGCCCATGTCCTCCTCACCGAAGGCCTGTGGGACAAACCTTTTGTCGGCAATTTCGCCGATGGAATTAATCATTTCAAGTCAGGCGAAACCGTGGCGGCTGTCTTCACCGATGAAGACATCCAGAAGCGCGCGCAGGCCAAGGAAAAAGCCGCAGCTGACAAGGCTGCAGCTGACAAGGCCGCGGCGGAAAAAGCCGCGGCCGAAAAGGCCAAGACTGAAGCGGCCCACGAGAAGCTCCTCAAGGAACAAGTTCTGGCCAAGGGCAATCCCGTCGCAGAAAAAGCGATTGCGGAAAAGATCGCCAAGTTCGAGAAAGAGCAGGCCAAAAAAGCGCTCTCCGAGGAAACCGATCGCAAGCAACGGGAAGCACTCGATAAAGAGAAAAAACCGGAATCTGAAATCAAGGCAGGGCAGCCGCTGTTCGAAGAGAAGTGGGTGCTGGGCCTGCCGCAATGGTGGAATGCGGTGCTCAAGGACTGCACTCCGGAATGGGCCGAAAAGATCACCACCATCCCTGCCAAGATCATTCATGACGTGGCACGCGAATTCGGCACCACCCATCCCGCCATCGCCATCTTCGAACGCGGTGCTCATGCCCACACCAACGGCACCTACAGCGGCATGGCGATACATTCGCTTAACGCCCTGGTCGGTTCGATGTTCGCCGAGGGAGGGATGGCGTACCAGATGAAATCACCTGCCGGTAAGTGGCCGGTCAATCTCGACGACTTCATGGATGACTACGCCAAATCGCCGGAACGCAAGAAGCCGCGCATCGACATGAAGGGTACCGACAAATGGCCGATGGTCAGCAACATGTTGCAGGAAGTCGCCAAGAACCATAACGAGGCGAAACCCTACAAGTTGGACAGCGTCATGTTCTACATGACCGGGCCGATCTTCTCGGGTCCGGACTGCACGGCTTGGGAAAAGATGCTGAATGAGGTTTTCGTCATCAACACTTCGCCGTTCCCGGACGAAACCTCGGTGTATTCCGACCTGATCCTGCCTGATCATACCTATCTTGAGCGCTTGCAGGTGGCAGATACCTATCCCTTCCAGGGCTATCCGATCTCGATGATCCGTACCCCCGCGGTCAAGCCGCTGTATGACACGCGGGTGTTCGGCGACATGCTGATCGACCTGGGCAAGCGCATCAAGGGATCGACGGGCGAGTACTACAAGAAACTCGGAAACACCGAAAATATCATCAAGGCGATGGCCACGGTTTTCGCGGAAAAACCCGGCGACAACGGCGTAAACAGCTACGAAACCTGGAAGGAGAAGGGCGTCTGGTTCCAGAAGCCTTATCTGTGGCGCCAGATTCGCGGCGAGTTCTACGAATGGGACAAGGCCGCCAAGTCCTACTCCAAGCGCATGACACAGGAAGCGGTGAAGGAAAAGCTGCTGAAAACCCCCTCGGGCAAGTTCGAATTCAAGTCGGGCTACCTGGAAGAAGAGCATCACGTGCATTACCTGATGGAGAAATTCGGCCTGCCTGCCGAGATGGTTGGTTTCCCGCAATACCTGCCGGCCAACCATGCCGGTGGCGGCGACCTCCACTTCGTCAGCCCGAAACTCGCCATGCAGGCGGAAGGGCGTAGCGGCAACCTGCCTCACGTCACGGCCAGCATTCAGCCGACTCAGGGTGGCAAGAAGACGGTGTATCTCGAAATCCATCCCGAAACCGCCGCCAAGCGTGGCATCAAGGACGGCGACCGGGTGCGCATCAAGTCCTCGGTCGGCGCCATCGAGGTTTATGCCCGCTTGTACAACGGCATCCGCCCGGACACCGTGGCGTTGCCGATGATTCACGGCCACTGGGGCATGGGGCGCTGGACCAAGAACAGCGGCGTCTCGGGCAGCACCAACGAGGTGACGCCCAATGTCTCGGATGCGATTTCCGGCCAGTGCTGCTACCACAGCGCCAAGGTCTTTGTGGAGAAGGTTTAG
- a CDS encoding PhnD/SsuA/transferrin family substrate-binding protein, with the protein MHRRTFLALPLLLAARTSLGADKPLRVGMTPAFLHDQLALLAAWQNYLQQTLKRPVEFVQRDRYREMMDLLQQNKIDFAWVCDYPYVSMGNQVRLLAVPVNQGKPIYRSYLIVPAKDTHTRSIEDLKGAVFAYADPLSNTGYLAPRFEIKQAGYDTATFFRRTFFTWSHRKAIEAVASGLAQGAAVDSYVWQSLEKVNPKLTARTRVVRQSEAFGFPPFVANRSVSQADFDAMRAALLNMSHNPAGQALLAKLNLDGFIAGSPDLYKSVALMAASFGQP; encoded by the coding sequence ATGCATCGCCGAACTTTTCTTGCCTTGCCGCTTTTGCTGGCGGCGAGAACATCACTCGGGGCCGACAAGCCGCTGCGCGTCGGAATGACGCCTGCCTTTCTGCATGACCAGCTTGCACTGCTGGCGGCATGGCAAAACTATTTGCAACAAACGCTGAAACGTCCGGTGGAGTTCGTTCAACGCGACCGTTATCGCGAGATGATGGATTTATTGCAGCAAAACAAGATCGATTTCGCCTGGGTATGCGATTACCCCTACGTTTCGATGGGGAACCAGGTCAGGTTGCTTGCCGTCCCGGTCAATCAGGGCAAGCCGATTTACCGTTCCTACCTGATCGTTCCCGCGAAGGACACTCACACCCGTTCCATCGAGGACCTGAAAGGCGCGGTATTTGCCTACGCCGATCCACTGTCGAACACGGGCTATCTGGCGCCACGATTCGAGATCAAGCAGGCGGGCTACGACACGGCGACGTTTTTCCGCCGCACTTTTTTCACCTGGTCCCATCGCAAGGCGATCGAGGCCGTTGCAAGCGGGCTGGCCCAAGGGGCGGCGGTAGACAGTTATGTATGGCAGTCTCTTGAAAAGGTAAATCCCAAGCTGACCGCCAGAACGCGCGTGGTAAGGCAATCCGAAGCTTTCGGATTCCCGCCGTTCGTGGCGAATCGCAGTGTCAGCCAGGCGGATTTCGACGCCATGCGCGCAGCGCTCCTGAACATGAGCCACAACCCCGCCGGACAGGCATTGCTGGCAAAGCTGAATCTGGACGGCTTTATTGCCGGTTCTCCCGATCTCTATAAAAGCGTTGCCCTCATGGCTGCTTCCTTCGGTCAGCCCTGA
- the moaA gene encoding GTP 3',8-cyclase MoaA: MLCDSHGRRIEYLRLSVTDRCDLRCTYCMPADFNGYEEPANWLTFDEIERVVGAFARLGVRKIRLTGGEPLLRRNLAELAGRLSSLPGIADLSLSSNGTQLAKHAQSLRAAGITRLNVSLDTLDPARFATITGRDALATVLQGLMVAKDGGFGPIKINMVAMAGTSNDEIDAMAAYCIEHRFVLRLIEAMPVGETGRKTAFVALGPIRERMRARFGLVDGVVPGGGPARYLVSPDGRCQIGFITPISQHFCDTCNRVRLSVDGTLYLCLGQDDKVDLRTLLRSGCSDDQLEQALLNGIGRKPLKHEFQEQPTQLIRFMSSTGG, translated from the coding sequence ATGTTATGTGACAGCCACGGACGCCGCATCGAATACCTGCGGCTCTCCGTCACCGACCGCTGCGATCTGCGCTGCACCTATTGCATGCCGGCAGATTTCAATGGATATGAAGAGCCGGCAAACTGGCTGACGTTCGACGAAATCGAGCGGGTAGTGGGGGCATTCGCCCGCCTCGGCGTGCGCAAGATCCGGCTGACTGGCGGCGAGCCGCTGCTGCGGCGCAACCTGGCCGAGCTCGCCGGTCGCCTCTCCTCCCTTCCCGGCATCGCCGACCTGTCCCTTTCCAGCAACGGCACCCAACTGGCAAAACACGCTCAGTCCCTGCGCGCTGCCGGCATCACCCGGCTCAACGTCAGCCTGGATACCCTCGACCCTGCACGCTTCGCCACCATCACCGGACGGGACGCGCTGGCTACCGTGCTACAGGGACTGATGGTCGCCAAGGACGGGGGGTTCGGCCCGATCAAGATCAACATGGTCGCCATGGCTGGCACGAGCAATGACGAGATTGATGCAATGGCCGCCTACTGCATCGAGCACCGCTTTGTGCTGCGGCTGATCGAAGCCATGCCGGTGGGAGAAACCGGCCGCAAGACCGCTTTCGTCGCACTTGGCCCGATCCGGGAAAGAATGCGCGCACGCTTCGGTCTGGTGGACGGCGTGGTACCCGGCGGCGGCCCGGCCCGCTACCTGGTGTCGCCCGACGGACGCTGTCAAATCGGCTTCATCACCCCGATCTCACAACACTTCTGCGACACCTGCAACCGTGTGCGTCTCTCCGTCGATGGCACGCTCTATCTCTGCCTGGGCCAGGACGACAAGGTAGACCTGCGGACCCTGCTGCGCAGCGGCTGCAGCGATGATCAGCTGGAACAGGCGCTGCTCAACGGCATCGGGCGCAAGCCGCTCAAACATGAATTCCAGGAACAACCTACGCAACTCATCCGCTTTATGTCGTCAACCGGGGGATAG
- a CDS encoding diguanylate cyclase domain-containing protein yields the protein MSSQRPHSYLIAGFILVVLLMLSLAGLGAQRLEVLKGRVDYILQDQMVKIDLTHRLRSITRERMIRMNLMTITSDPFVRDQNYQEFLVLGNRYIGTRHKLEDLVKGGTETAMLDQLRNMSINATPIQERVVELALDNHLEQARALLFEKSLLIQQEILDHCDVILTTFEQSSQSAMEQARQTYQTTYTLMINLTTLAVLLTAVIGMIVVRRIKADRGQLLSEIAERRKTEQELRHTKEGLEQIISERTATLRENLERLSEAQRISHMGHWEWDIVTNELRWSDEIYRLFGLQPTGFGATHDTFMAAVHPEDRHMVNNSVERALRKEENYQVEHRIIWPDGTVRHMREKGEVAFDENGQALRMIGTVRDITDERENEQRLWHLAHHDALTGLPNRSLLYATLSQALTRAKRSGSKVALMLCDLDHFKSINDRYGHDAGDQLIVEAGRRIKSCIRESDVLARLGGDEFTVVMEDVRDPENTRQVAQKITDALNAPFELSGEHSGMIGVSIGIALYPEDAPDMDGLLKNADVAIQSKRAWPQRLLPVCRSGLNWRMTRWNNIKALLRESTIPRLTT from the coding sequence ATGTCCAGCCAGCGTCCTCATTCCTATCTGATCGCCGGCTTTATCCTTGTCGTGCTGCTCATGTTGAGCCTGGCTGGACTGGGTGCGCAGCGGCTTGAAGTACTGAAAGGTCGTGTCGACTACATTTTGCAGGACCAGATGGTCAAAATCGACCTGACCCACAGGTTGCGCAGCATTACCCGCGAACGCATGATCCGCATGAATCTGATGACCATCACCAGCGACCCCTTTGTGCGCGACCAGAATTATCAGGAATTTCTTGTGCTGGGCAACCGTTATATTGGAACGCGACACAAGCTTGAGGATCTGGTTAAGGGTGGAACCGAGACTGCCATGCTGGATCAGCTGCGCAACATGAGCATCAACGCCACCCCAATCCAGGAGCGCGTCGTTGAATTGGCCCTGGATAACCATCTGGAGCAGGCTCGCGCATTGCTATTTGAGAAATCCTTGTTAATCCAGCAGGAAATACTGGATCACTGCGATGTGATTCTGACCACATTCGAGCAGTCGAGTCAGTCCGCCATGGAACAGGCCAGACAGACCTACCAGACAACCTACACCCTGATGATAAACCTGACCACACTGGCGGTGCTGCTCACAGCCGTTATCGGCATGATAGTGGTGCGCCGCATCAAGGCCGACCGCGGTCAATTGCTGAGTGAAATCGCTGAAAGACGCAAGACCGAACAAGAGCTGCGCCATACCAAGGAAGGGCTGGAGCAGATAATATCCGAACGCACCGCGACATTGCGCGAAAATCTGGAGCGCCTGTCCGAAGCCCAGCGCATCAGTCACATGGGGCACTGGGAGTGGGATATCGTGACCAATGAATTACGCTGGTCAGACGAGATTTATCGCCTGTTCGGTTTGCAACCCACCGGTTTTGGCGCAACGCATGACACCTTCATGGCAGCAGTGCATCCGGAAGATCGACACATGGTCAACAACAGCGTTGAAAGAGCGCTGCGCAAGGAAGAAAACTATCAGGTCGAACACCGTATCATCTGGCCGGATGGCACCGTACGCCACATGCGCGAGAAAGGCGAGGTGGCTTTTGACGAGAATGGACAAGCACTACGCATGATCGGTACTGTTCGTGATATCACGGACGAACGTGAAAACGAGCAACGCCTGTGGCATCTCGCACACCATGATGCCCTGACCGGCCTTCCTAACCGCAGCCTGCTCTATGCCACATTGTCGCAGGCATTGACCCGGGCGAAGCGCAGCGGCAGCAAGGTGGCCCTGATGCTGTGCGACCTCGACCACTTCAAGTCTATCAATGATCGCTATGGCCATGACGCAGGCGATCAACTCATCGTCGAAGCAGGACGCAGAATCAAGTCCTGCATCCGGGAAAGCGATGTACTTGCCCGCCTGGGCGGTGACGAATTTACCGTCGTCATGGAAGATGTGCGAGATCCGGAAAATACTCGACAAGTTGCGCAGAAAATCACCGATGCGCTCAATGCGCCATTTGAACTGTCTGGCGAACACAGCGGGATGATCGGCGTCAGCATCGGTATTGCCCTGTACCCGGAAGATGCACCCGACATGGATGGGCTGCTGAAAAATGCCGATGTGGCCATACAAAGTAAAAGAGCGTGGCCGCAGCGGTTATTGCCTGTATGCCGCTCAGGATTGAACTGGCGGATGACCCGCTGGAATAACATTAAAGCGCTCTTGCGAGAATCAACTATCCCCCGGTTGACGACATAA
- a CDS encoding 4Fe-4S binding protein: MHATTSKTPNKSKASFKRLAANQSVWFCADACLKLRPGGTECKACRDACPVQAVRVDAGVVELAPACTGCGQCAAVCPSGALLAEGFDTLLQPLPESEAVPLLRIECSRVPHKLAGKARQLPCLGGISFSALIGLAARNSSAVALVDRGWCATCPSGGGSEPINALVDSVRATLTDIGLPDECSPFVYSLPTPQEQSLPMDVTADNTPLPRRAFFGALLKRTAEAAIAARSPDVARLAVKTTRGALLASPLIHHTRKRMASNLAAIAALTGKPLSAKFFPDISVSEHCLLHGVCAAVCPSGALAIARSGTSAGLHFDPESCLACGLCIRHCPTGALSMSPFGNATALHSRDGKQLNSFIQKDCQMCGKSYVNHGDGDTCPACLGNRNMAQSLFGMSLAESEPTAANLEL; encoded by the coding sequence ATGCATGCTACAACCTCGAAAACCCCGAATAAAAGCAAGGCCAGTTTCAAGCGGCTTGCCGCGAATCAGTCGGTGTGGTTTTGCGCCGATGCTTGCCTGAAACTCAGGCCCGGCGGCACGGAGTGCAAAGCCTGCCGGGATGCCTGCCCGGTTCAGGCGGTTCGTGTGGATGCCGGCGTGGTGGAACTGGCGCCAGCTTGCACGGGCTGCGGCCAGTGTGCCGCCGTTTGCCCGTCCGGGGCACTGCTGGCCGAGGGATTCGATACGCTCCTGCAGCCTTTGCCGGAGAGCGAAGCCGTGCCGCTGCTGCGCATCGAGTGCAGCCGCGTGCCGCACAAGCTGGCAGGGAAAGCGCGACAACTCCCCTGTCTGGGGGGAATTTCGTTCTCCGCGCTGATCGGCCTAGCGGCGCGAAACTCCAGCGCCGTAGCATTGGTCGATCGCGGCTGGTGCGCCACATGCCCGTCAGGTGGTGGAAGTGAGCCGATTAACGCGCTCGTCGATTCGGTTCGCGCGACGCTCACGGATATTGGATTGCCCGACGAGTGTTCCCCCTTTGTTTACAGCCTGCCGACGCCGCAGGAGCAGTCATTGCCCATGGACGTAACCGCGGACAACACACCCTTGCCGCGCCGCGCGTTTTTCGGTGCACTGCTCAAGCGGACTGCCGAAGCAGCCATCGCCGCGCGCTCGCCGGATGTCGCCCGGTTGGCGGTCAAAACTACGCGCGGGGCGCTGCTGGCTTCGCCGCTGATCCACCATACCCGCAAGCGCATGGCCTCAAACCTGGCGGCAATCGCCGCGCTGACGGGAAAGCCCCTGTCGGCTAAATTCTTCCCCGATATATCAGTCTCTGAACACTGCCTACTGCACGGGGTTTGTGCAGCCGTTTGCCCGAGCGGCGCGCTTGCCATTGCGCGAAGCGGAACGTCAGCCGGGCTTCATTTCGACCCGGAGTCATGCCTTGCCTGCGGGCTATGCATTCGACACTGCCCGACTGGAGCCTTGAGCATGTCGCCGTTTGGTAACGCGACCGCACTCCACTCGCGGGATGGAAAGCAACTGAATTCTTTTATACAGAAAGACTGCCAGATGTGCGGTAAAAGCTATGTGAATCATGGTGATGGCGACACCTGTCCGGCATGTCTCGGCAACCGGAACATGGCGCAAAGCCTGTTTGGCATGAGTCTTGCAGAGAGCGAACCAACCGCAGCAAATCTTGAACTGTAG
- the nrfD gene encoding NrfD/PsrC family molybdoenzyme membrane anchor subunit has protein sequence MNFTYPKTPSEAVAGALKMFGESHVTATIWKLSVAALVVSLAFVFYMLFTEGHAAFNTSSDGVNWGSAIATYVFFALTSSGLTLIASLSTVFGFKQFYPVAKRCIWLAIVTLIAGFSVLALELGHPFRMLWAVPLGMQIHSPMFWMGVFYTIDLLLLIVKFYLMWKDDWDSPFSHFIGNAGFVAVILASGMLGLLFGSMAMRPMWFGSATSLFFIISGALSGAAAIVVSVYLAYGFNPNNVPAPLRSLTLGDQLPKVFATLIGIVLMFLLTRIWVGLWSNIDGMEGFVALLHAPWFHLEVWVCLALPFLMMLSPSMQQVPKWQVTASVLVLVGMFIERLQFIVAGQNVPMFKGTWMNGVTPYTPSLTEWALVVVGISTALALYALGERLFNLCAAPKECMDVAGQLAQG, from the coding sequence ATGAACTTCACTTATCCAAAAACCCCGAGCGAGGCCGTGGCTGGCGCGCTCAAGATGTTCGGCGAAAGCCACGTCACCGCCACCATCTGGAAACTCTCGGTGGCGGCGCTGGTGGTAAGCTTGGCCTTTGTGTTCTATATGCTGTTCACCGAAGGGCACGCCGCGTTCAATACATCGAGCGACGGCGTGAACTGGGGCAGCGCGATTGCAACCTATGTTTTCTTCGCGCTGACCTCGTCGGGACTGACCCTGATCGCCTCGCTGTCGACGGTTTTCGGCTTCAAGCAGTTCTATCCCGTCGCCAAGCGCTGCATCTGGCTGGCGATCGTCACCCTGATTGCGGGTTTTTCGGTGTTGGCCCTGGAACTCGGCCATCCTTTCCGCATGTTGTGGGCGGTGCCTCTCGGCATGCAGATACATTCCCCAATGTTCTGGATGGGGGTGTTCTACACCATCGACCTGTTGCTGCTGATCGTCAAGTTCTACCTGATGTGGAAGGATGACTGGGACAGCCCGTTCAGCCACTTCATCGGCAATGCCGGCTTCGTCGCGGTCATACTGGCGAGCGGCATGTTGGGGCTGCTGTTCGGTTCGATGGCGATGCGCCCGATGTGGTTCGGTTCCGCCACCTCGCTGTTCTTCATCATCTCGGGTGCCTTGTCCGGCGCGGCTGCGATCGTGGTCAGCGTCTATCTCGCCTACGGCTTCAATCCCAACAACGTGCCGGCCCCCTTGCGTTCGCTGACGCTGGGCGACCAGTTGCCCAAGGTCTTCGCCACCCTGATCGGTATCGTTCTGATGTTCCTCCTCACTCGAATCTGGGTGGGGCTGTGGAGCAACATAGACGGCATGGAAGGCTTTGTCGCGCTGCTGCACGCGCCCTGGTTCCACCTCGAAGTGTGGGTTTGCCTGGCGCTGCCGTTCCTGATGATGCTGTCCCCCTCCATGCAGCAGGTGCCGAAATGGCAGGTCACGGCGTCCGTCCTGGTACTGGTCGGCATGTTCATCGAGCGCCTCCAGTTCATCGTCGCCGGCCAGAACGTGCCGATGTTCAAGGGAACCTGGATGAACGGCGTGACGCCCTACACGCCCTCCCTGACCGAGTGGGCGCTGGTGGTGGTGGGTATCAGCACCGCGCTGGCACTGTATGCCCTCGGCGAGCGCCTGTTCAACCTCTGCGCCGCGCCCAAGGAATGCATGGACGTGGCAGGGCAACTCGCCCAGGGCTAA